CGCCTTCACCGGCGCCACCGCCCTCACCGAGTTGAAGCGCGATCCGCACACGCTCGCCGAGTACCTCTTCCGCGAGATGGACTTCGAGCACGGAGCCCTGCTGATGACCGGCACCGGCGTCGTCCCGCCCGACAACTTCACGCTGGCCTCGGGCGACGAGATCATCATCACCATCGACCACATCGGCACGCTGAAGAACACCGTCGCTTAAAAGCAAAACGGCCTGAGCCAAAGCCCAGGCCGTTTGCGTCTGCCCCCACCCTACTTCTTCGCCGCCAACTCCTTGTTCGGGCTCCAGTTGATAACGTGATACGTAGCCGGAGTCTTCCCGATATTGCGGAAGCCATGCAGGCTGTTCGAGGCATTGAAGACCACATCCCCCGGCCCCACCTTGATCCACTTTCCATCCGACAACGTCTCGCACTCGCCCTTGTCGATGATGATCAGCTCCTCGTTCACATGCCTGTGCGGAGGATGCGACAACAGCCCCGGATTCAGCGTGGTCACGTGCATCTCCAGCTCATCCACCGTGGCCGTGGGCTGCTTCACCAGCGAGCGCACCTCGCCGGTCGGCGTCTTGGTCACCTTCATCTCATCCCACTTGAAGACCGTCGGCCCCAGGATCGGCTTGGCTTCAACCGCAGCCCCAGCCACTCCCAGCGCACTCGCCGCCCCTAACAAACCCACCAGTACATCCCTTTTGGTAATCATCTCTTCCCTTTCGTAAAAGCTTATAAAGACTTGTCCTGCCGACCAGCGGGAGGCCCCATGCTCACGACCTCTCCCATGCCGCCCCGAGAACGGTACGAAGTACTACACCAGCACCTTCGGCAAAACATACGGAGCACGCTGCTTCCGCCACAGCATGTTATTCGCCTCGTCGTCGTTCTTGAACTTCTCGGAGACCGGGTCCCAGTACAGCTTGCGCTTCAGCACCATCGCCATATCGTGCAGCAGGCAGGTCGAGCACGCCCGATGCCCCAGCTCCACCGGCGAGATCGGCTCCTTGCGGCTGATGATGCACTCCAGCCAGTTGCCATGCTGCTCCTTGCTGTCGTACAGGTGAATCTCATCCGGCCCGATCACCGACTTGATGATCGCCGGATCGCTCGAAGCCAGCGCCGTATTGTCGTTCAGCTTAGCCACCGGATCGCTCTTGGTTACAGCTTCATTACCGCGCGAGACAAAGATCCAACCCTTCGTCCCGTAGAACTTGATCCCGTTCGGATACTCCCCGCTGATACTCATCCGGATGCCGTTCGCATACAGTGCCTCGGTCTTGAATGCGCCATGCACATCCCACAGCCCATGCGTCGGAAACTCCGCCGTGCCCCATATCTCGACCGGCCCGGAGTACTCCGTGTTCATGCCCCAGTGGGCGCTATCGACATGGTGCGCGCCCCAGCCGGTAATCATACCCGCGCCGAACTGCCGCATCCGCAGCCAGCCCGGTCGGTCATAGCCCTTCACGGGATGCACCCGATCCACCGTGTAGTACACATCCGGCGTCTCGCCCAGCCACATCTCGTAGTTGAACCCCGCAGGCACCGGCATCGGCGTCTTCTCGCCACCGGCCGGATCGCCGGGCAGTCCGATCTCCACCCGCTGCACCTCACCGATGCGTCCGTTCCGCACCAGCTCCGCCGCGTACCGGAACTGTGGCGTCGACCGCTGCTGACTGCCGATCTGGAGAATCCTCCCCGAAGCCTGCACCGCATTGCTCAGCGCGCGCCCCTCGCCAATCGTCAGCGACGCGGGCTTCTGCAGGTACACGTCCTTGCCCGCGCGCACCGCGTCCACGCCGATCAGCGAGTGCCAGTGATCCGGCGTGCTCACCACCACCGCGTCGATGTCCTTATTCGCCAGCAGCTCGTGGTAGTTCGCATACCCCACCGTGCCGTCGTAGGGCTTGCTCGACTTCTTCGCATAGAAGTCGTTCACAAACGCCTTGCCCTCGACCACGCGATGCGCATCGAGGTCGCACACCGCGATCACCCGCGCATTGTCGTACTGCATGATCCCCGGCAGATCATGCACGCGCGAGATGCGCCCCACTCCGATAGCGCCCACGTTGATCCGCTTGCTCGGAGCATACTGCCCAAACACCGACGCCGGAACGATCGTCGGAAACCCTACCGCCGCCGCCGCACCCAGCCCTGTCTTCAAAAAGCTGCGCCGCGAGACTCCATTCTCCGCTGCTTTCATCGCCATTCTCCTAGTCCTTCAACACCACATGCGTAGCGTTCTTCTGCGCCTTGATCGACAGCTCCGCCGCCAGCAGGCACTGTTCCTGATCCTGCGCCGTGTGCGTGCGGTTCACGATATCGGCCACAAACTGAGGCCCAAACGGCAGCGGCATATTGTTGCAGTCGATGTACCGCGCCTCCTTGCCATCGACGAGAAAGAGGTTATTGCCCTGCTTCTTCACCGCCACGTCCGTATACTTGCGGATCTCGATGTATCCCTCGGTCCCCAGAATGAAGAGCCGCCCATCGCCCCACGTCCCCAGACCGAACGGCGTAAACCAGTCCAGCCGCACATAGCCCAACCCCTTATCGCCGCGCAGCATCATGTCGCCGAAGTCCTGAAAGTGCGGGAACTTCGGATGCCGCACGTTCGTCACCTGCGAGGCCACCACCTCGGCCTGCTTCGAGCCCGTATAGAACAGGAACTGGTCCAACTGGTGCGACCCGATATCGCACAGGATGCCGCCGAACTGCACGTCATTCCAGAACCACGCCGGACGGCTGCCCATGCCGCCGCCCCAGTCTCCCGGCCGCTGGTTGATCTGGTGCGGCGCGATATTGATCGTCTGGATAACCTTGCCGATCGCGCCCTTCTGCACCAGCTCGCCCGCGTACACGGCGGCCTTCACCTCCAGCCGCTCGCTGTACATGATCGCGTAGATCCGCTTGGTCTCGGCAATTGTCTTGCGCACCTCGGCCAACTGTTCGAGCGTCGTAATCCCCGGCTTGTCGGAGAGAAAGTCCTTGCCCGCCCGCATCGCCCGCACGCCGATGCCCGCGCGCTCGTTCGCCTTCTCCGAGCTGAGCACCAACTGGATCGAGCCGTCGTGCAGAATCTCATCCTGTGTCTTGGCCATCTTCACGCCGGGATACCGCTTGGCGAACGCCGCCAGCTTGTCCTCCTCGTCGCCCCACGCGGCCACCAGCTCGCCGCCGCCCCGCTGTATGGCTCCGATCATGCCGTAGACGTGGTCGTGGCTCATGCCGCACACCGCAAACCGTATGTGGTGCTTCGGAGCCTCCTCAGCCTGTATCAGCACCGCATCCTCGACGACCCGGCCACTCGACGCCACATCCCCCAGCGCCATCGCGCCCTGCGGCATCGCTGCCATCATCGCGGCCGACCCCATCCAGCCTGCCTGCTTCAAGAAATCCCGCCGCCCCGTTGCTCGCTTCATCATCCCTCCGCATAGCCTCACCCGTGCGGAAAGAACTCGAGCCGTACGGCTACACCCGACGGCTCGATCTCAAAGGCACAATTACTATGCGACGCGAATTTATTCCCCTGACCGCATCGCTGTCAAGATACTTCCCACGGTTCGAAGCCAAAACGGGACGAGAGAGCCAATGGCGCGCCCTATACCAGCCTGGGACAAAGCCCCAGGTAAGCATCCTCACACGTGGACGAGGGCCGGAGGCCCGATCTATCGGTTCCCGCCGAGACCCTAGCCCTTACCCAGCGCCCCATCCTTCAACCGCCACAGCCCCAGCGGATTCGCATCCTGAAGCTCCGGAGCCAGCAGATCCTCGGGAATATCCTGATAGCAAACCGGCCGCAGATAGCGATCAATCGCCGTGGCCCCAACCGAGGTCGTCCGGCTGTCCGAGGTCGAGGGGAACGGCCCGCCGTGCACCATCGCGTAGCAGACCTCCACCCCGGTCGGATACCCATTCGCCAGGATGCGTCCGGCCTTGCGCTCGAGCACCGTCAGCAGCCGCTTGGCGACGGCCTTGTCTCCGCCGTCCATCTGCAACGTCGCCGTCAACTGCCCTTCCAGCCCTGCAGCGATGGACACCATCTCCTCCACGCTCGAACACAGCACGATCACCGACGAAGGCCCAAACAGCTCCTCGGCCAGGTGCGGATTCTTCACGAACTCCGCCGCCTCGGTCACAAACAGCGCCGGACGCCCCCGAAGCCCCGCATCCTCGGAAGGCTGCCCCTCGGCAATCTTCCTCAGCTTGCTATCCGCCGCCAGAGCTGCCGCGCCCTTCGCATACGCGCTGCAAATTCCCGCGTTGAGCATCGGAGTCGCGGGCTTAGCCGCCAGCCTCTCGCCCGCAGCCTTCACAAACGACTGCATCGCCGCACAGTCCACGCCAAAGACCAGCCCCGGCTGCGTGCAGAACTGCCCCGTGCCCAGCGTCGCCGAGTCCACAAAGCCCTGCGCAATCGCCTCCGCACGGGCTTCAAGCGCCTCCGGCAGCAGGAAGACCGGGTTCACGCTGCTCATCTCCGCATACACCGGAATCGGCACCGGCCGCTTGGCCGCAGCCTCCACCAGCGCCAGCCCGCCGCGCCGCGAGCCGGTAAAGCCCACCGCCGTAATCGCCGGATGCTTCACCAGAGCCTGTCCCACATCCATCGCGCTGCCGTGCACCAGCGAGAAGACGCCCTCCGGCAGCCCACTCTTCGCCACTGCACGCTGCAATGCCTTGCCGATCAGCTCCGACGTGCCCGGATGCGACGGATGCGACTTCACCACCACCGGGCATCCTGCCGCCAGCGCCGACGCCGTATCCCCGCCCGCGACCGAGAACGCCAGCGGAAAGTTGCTCGCGCCGAAGACAGCCACCGGTCCCAGCGGAATCTTCCGCAGCCGCAGGTCTTGTCTGGGAAGCGGTTTACGATCCGGCAGAGCCGAGTCCAGCGTCGCCGTCAGAAACCTCCCGTCGCGCACCACCGTCGCGAAGAGCCGCAGTTGCCCCACCGTGCGCCCGCGCTCGCCCTCAAGCCGTGGCCGCGGCAACCCGCTCTCGGCCATCACCCGCTCGATCAGCTCATCGCCCAGCGCCAGAATCTCCTCGGCCATCGCCTCCAGCAGCGCCGCCCGCTGCGCCAGCGGAGCCTCCCGATACACATCGAACGCCGTCGCCGCCAGCTCGCACGCCTCGTTCACCTGCTCCACCGAGCTATCCGGAAACACCGGCTCCATCGACTCGTTCGTCAACGGATTCAGCGCCATCACGGTTGAGCCCGTCCCCACCACCCCACGCGATCCGATCAGTGTCTCTCCGGTCAACTGCATGTCATCTTCTCCGTCTTCCACAAGATTTCGTCCCTACTGTCATATACCCCGCCGCCTACGCCTGCCAAGTTGGTCAGACCAGAGACGCCCTGCGGCCCTCAGGAATCAATAAGTTCGAGCCATGCACAAAATACCTTCACCCAATCATGGCATCATAAGCCGAAGGAGCAGCAGCCATGATGAATCGACGCAGATTCAACACTCTTCTGGCGGGCGCGGGGATCAGCGCAGCCAATCCCATCCCTGCGACCGCAGCCATCACCGCTCCGCAGCTTCTCCCTCTGGCCCGCAACGGCTGGATGCCGAACAACCCCGATCTCCCCGTACTGCTCTACCGCAGCGCCTTCGCCGCCGACCACCCCGACCTGGCCTCGGCCATGGAGACCACCTTCACCCGCAACGGCTGGCCCCCGCAGTGGCGCAACGGAGTCTATAGCTTCCACCACTTCCACTCCACCGCGCACGAGGTCCTCGGCTTCGCCGGAGGGTGGGGCCGCCTGGTCCTCGGCGGCGAGGGCGGCCACGAGCTGACCGTCCACGCGGGCGACGTTGCCGTGCTGCCCGCCGGAACCGGCCACTGCCGCCTCGACGCCAGCGCCGACTTCCTCGTCATCGGAGCCTACCCGCCCGGCGAGAGCTGGGACATCTGCCGTCAGGCCCCGGACGCCGCCACGCTCGCCCGCATGAAGCAGGTCCGCTTCCCGGCCTCCGATCCCGTCACCGGCGCGACAGGCCCGTTAGTCCAGCACTGGATCACCGGACGCCGCCCAGATTAAAGCCTCCCGTCAGCCGATAGAACCTCTCTGCCGACCAACGGGAGGCTCCATGCTATTCACTCGCCCATACCGCCCCGTGAACGGCACAAAGTGCTACTTCGAGCGCACCGCGATCACTTCGATCTCCACCAGCCCCCACGGCACCACCAGCGCCGCCACCTGCATCGCGCTGCGTGCGGGTTTATTGGGCTGCTCCTTCGTCCCGAAGAACTGGGTGTAGGCCGCCTGAAGACCGGCGAAGTCGAGCTGGTTGCCCTTGGCCGGATCGGCCGCAAGGAAGACCGTCATCTTCACCACGTCCTTCATATCGAGCCCCTGGCTCTTCAGCAGCGCCTTGATCTTCGTCAACGCCGAAAACGCCTGCGTCTTCGTATCGCCATAGACCGCCGGAGTTCCCTTGGCCGCATCAGCCGGAGTCACCGGATCGGCCAACTGGCCGCTGCAATAGAGCGTATCCCCCGCCCACACCGCGTCGGCGATCACCTTGCCCTCGGGCTGAATATGCTTCACCGTCACGCCCTGCGCCCGCGTCGCCAGCGGCATTGCCAACATCGCCGCCGCCATCACTGCCATGCCCAGCTTCTTCATCGCACTCTCCCTTGTAAGCTCTAAGCCGAAACCACCGACGAAGCCGCCACAGCCACCTTCGCCGACTTCACGCGCTCGCCCATCATCTTGATCGCGCGCAATGAGCTCTCCGCCGCGCCCTCCTGCCAGCCCACCCAGTGGCTCACATGATCGCCCACAAAATAGATCGGCCCATCCGGCTGCAAGAGCACGTCATAGCCGGGATTATCCCCCTTCGGCGTCATCTTCGGCTTCGGCTGTCCCGGCACCGCCAGCGCCCCCGGCGCGCGATCCTGCCCCGGCCCGTACGACTGAATCCACGATCCCTCGTTGTAAGGAATCTTGCCCCAGCCCACGTAGATCGGCTTCTCCAGCTCCTTGCCGTGCCCCGGATGCAGCTTCTCAATCGAGCCGCGCGAGGCGTCGAACTTCTCCGCCACCGTCAGCTTGCCGAAGTCGGACCGCCGCTCATCCGTATAGCCCGCCACCAGCACCCCGCGCTCGGAGAACATCCTGGCCGACGGAAACCAGATCGGGCTCGGCCCCTCGCTCACAAACTCGAGCCCGCCGTAGATGTTGTAGTCCTGCTCCCAGAACCGCCGCGACTCCCACGCCACCTTGTACGCGTGCGCATAGACGCACTCGTCGATGACCTTCTTGTACGGAGCCGAAAAATCATTCGGAATCTTCTTCAGGATCGACAGCGGCATCGCGCAGAAGCAGAACTCCGCCTCAATCGTCTTCGCCGCGCCGCCCTGCGTATAGCCGACGCGCACGCCCTTGGCCGTCTTGCGAATCTCCGTCACCGGCGAGTCGAACTTCACAATGCTCCCCAGTGACTTCGCAAACGCATACGGAATCCGGTCCATGCCGCCCACCGGCTGGAACATCGTCGCCTGCATGTCGAACGCCTCTTCGAACAGCAGCCCATCCCAGAACGAGGCATCGAGCAGCGTGTGCATATTCATCGGCAGGCGCAGCGTTCCCGCCTCCGAGCCCGCAGCCGGTTCCACCGCATACCCGGCGCGATCCGACCCGACATACTTGCCCGTCTCATCCAGCGGCCCATACTTGGCCAGAAACTCCAGCATCCGCTGGTGATCTTCCTTGCTCAGCTCCGCGTCCAGAGCGCCCGCGTTGATGCTCTTGGTCAGCAACTCGGCCACATGGCCGCGCGTGTCGTTGATCGCCTGCCGCTGCTCCACGGGCTTGCCGCCGTTGGCCTTGTCGTTCTCGAGCAGCGTGCTGCGCGAGGTATTCACCTCGATCTCAAGCTGAACGCCCAGCTCTTTGCAGTAGTTCAAGATATGCCGGTGCACTGACGGCAGCCGCGCCGGACCGACGTTCTGGTAGTTCCCCTCGTTGAAGGTACAGGTCTGAACCGTCCCATCGGTAAACGTAATCTTATCCCCACCGCGCACCGTCCAGTTGCGTCCGCCGGGACGCGACCGCGCCTCCAGCACCGTACATTCGTAGCCCAGCTTGCGCATCTCATACGCGGCCACCAGCCCCGCGATGCCGCCGCCCAGGATCACCACCTTCACGCCCTTGCCCGAACCCGGCGCGGCCTCGATCGGCGCCACCATCTCCGCCTTTGCGGGCAACATGCCCAGCGTCTGCATCGTCAGAAAGGCGGCGCTGAATCCGCCCGCCTGTCCTACCCTGGTGATAAACTCCCGCCGCGATACGGCCATAGTGACAGATCTCCCTCAACAAAAAGTACAAGATAAGAAACAGGTGCCGGTTGCCAATGCTGCATCGCGTGGAAGCAGATGGGTGAAGTTTGGGATTGATGAGATTTACTCTAACGTAAACAGGCGGCCAATAACCGCTAAATCGCTTCTGCATGAGCGAGGCCCCGAGGTTGTACCCTCGAAGCATGACCAAGCCACCCGGCGAGCTTGACCTTATCCGCCAGATTCAGTCCGGGACACGGCCCTCCGTGCGCGTGCCCCTGGGGATCGGCGACGACTGCGCGATTCTGCGCCCGCCACCGAGGCACGACGTGCTGGTCACGACGGACTTTACCCTCGAGGGACGACACTTCCGCCGCGACACGCACTCTCCGGAATCCGCCGGGCACCGCACTTTGGCACGCGGACTCTCCGACCTGGCCGCGATGGGCGCGACCCCGCTGGCAGCCTTCCTGTCGCTCGCTCTGCCCCGAGAGCTGCTCTCCACCGCCTCTGGCCGCACATGGTTCGCACGCTATTTAGCGGGTCTGCAGACGCTCGCCGCAACACACGGAGTCACACTGGCCGGAGGCGATACGTCCCAGTCACCCTCGCCCCACATCCTTGCCGATATCGTGCTCACCGGCACCGCGCCGCGCGGACGGGCGCTGCGGCGATCCACCGCGCAGGCGGGCGACAACCTCTATGTCACCGGCTCATTGGGCGGCGCGGCAGCCGAACTGGAGCGCCTCTTCGCCCATCCACCACAGCGCAAACCCACCTCGGGTGATCACCCGCAACTCTTTCCCGCGCCTCGGCTGGCCATGGGGCAGGCGTTGCTGCGGCGTCGGCTAGCGACCGCGTGCATGGACCTCTCCGACGGTCTCTCCACCGACCTGACGCATCTTTGCGAGGCCTCCGGCATCCGCGCCGAGATTCTCGCAACGGCGCTCCCCATGCATCCACAAGCAACGATAGAGCAGGCCCTCAACGGCGGCGAAGACTACGAGCTACTCTTCACAGCCTCTTCAACGACGCGTGTTCCCAGAAAGATCGCAGGCATCTCGATAACGCGGATCGGCAGAGTGTTACCTGTTCTCGCAAACACCCCACGCATCACACTGATTGATCAAACAGGAAAGCCGACCGCGGTGGCCGCAGCAGGCTGGCAGCACCTGGCCGAGATTCCTCCCCAGGCAAAGAGCAAGACGTAACGGAGATAAAAGGGAAGCCTTAGGTCGAGTTGCCCCATCCGTAACACCAAGTACCCCCACGAAGCCTGGCTCTGGCACGCAACCCAAAACACCCGACACAAAAGAACTTTTGCCGTTGCCTGTTCTTTTGGTTGTCATTCAGGAGCGAAGCGGAGGAATCTGCTTCTGTCTTTGTTGTTGCTTTTGCTTCTGGGGTAGGTCCGGGCTTTGGCCCGGACATCAAAACCAGCCACAGAAGCGGGCTTTAGCCCCCGAGGTATGCTTTCTTCTCCTACCCCAGAGCGCCCGAGTAAACCCCATGCCTCAAACTCGAGGCATGGGGCACCCGCATCCAGATCAACCGGCGACAACGATCTCCGAGAAGTCAGCAATGCCCGAAAAATCCCCCAGCACCTTGCTGAGCAGCGCCAGACGGTTGGCCCGCACCGACTCATCCGGAGCCATCACCATAACTGCGTCGAAGAAGGCGTCAACCTGTGGCCGCAGCGTGGCGATGGCCTCAAGCGCCGTGATGTACTTCCCTTCACTCCGCAGCGTGGAGACCTGCGCCGCCAGCGCCTCAGAGCGAGTGGACAGCTCACGCTCCGAAGGCTCGACCAGCAGCTCCGCCGAGACCGAAGCCCCCGCAGCAACGCCCTTCTCCGAAGCCTGAGCAAGGATATTCTTCATCCGCTTGAACGCCGCCGAGACCGCCGTAAAGTCGTCCGAGCCACGCACCGCCGTAACGGCCTCGGCACGAGCCACGGCGTCACGCACATCGTCCCCACCGACGGCGAGCACAGCCTTCACCACATCGTAAGACTGCCCCTTGGCCTCGCGCAGATAGAACTCCAGCCGCTCGCCAAAGAAGCTCAGCATCTTGCCGTCAGCCGCTCCCGCAGCCTCGGCAATCTCGCTCAACGATAGCGGAACCGCACTCTCTGCCAGCGTCTTCACGATGCCGTTCGCAGCGCGACGCAGCGCAAAAGGGTCTTTCGATCCAGTAGGCTCAAGCCCCAGGCCGAACATGCCCGCGATGGTGTCAGCCTTGTCCGCGATGGCCAGCAACTGGCCCTCAGCAGTACGGGCGATGGAATCGTCCATCGACTCTGGCTTGTATTGATCGTAGATCGCATCGGCGGCCTTCGCTTGTTTCAAGCCCTGGGCACGCGCGTAAAGACCACCAATAATCCCCTGAAGCTCAGTAAATTCCTTTACTAGCTCAGTGGTTAGATCAGTTTTCGCCAATCTGGCAGCGTCATATAACGCGTTATGATCTACTTCAAATCCATCATTAGCGGCACGATCAGCCAAGCGTCTGCAAAGCTCGAACACGCGTTCGCTCTTCTTCGCATAGCTGCCGAGATCCTTCTGGAAGGTGACGTTCTCAAGCAGCGCCACCCGCTCCACCAGCGGCACGCGCTGGTCGAACTCCCAGAAGAACCGGGCATCGTTGAACCGCGCCCGCAGCACGCGCTCGTTGCCGTGCCGGATCACCGCCGTCCCGGCCTCATCGGCCACCGTGTTGAGCACCGCCAGGAAGTACGGCGCCAGCTTGCCCGACGCATCATCCACCGCAAAGTAGTTCTGGTGATCGCGCATCACGGTCACCAGCACCTCCTCGGGCAGCGCCAGGAACTCCGGGTCGAAGCTGCCCAGCAGCACCGACGGCCACTCCGTCAGGTGGGTCATCTTGTCCACCAGCGCGTGGTCCTCGCGCCACCGCATACCGTCCACCGTCCGGCAAACTTTGTCCAGTGCCTTGCGGATCGTCTGCCGCCGCTTCTCCACGTCCACCGCCACCGACGCGCCTTCAAGCACTCCCTCATACGAGTCCGCCGAGGTAAGCTTGATGGCCTCATCGCCGAAGAGCACGCGATGCCCAAAGGTCACATCCGCAGCCTCGTAGCCCGCGAAGGAGACCGGCACGACCTCATCGCCCAGCAACGCCACCATCCAGCGCACGGGCCGCACAAACCGCTCCGGCTTGCCCAGCCGCCAGTACATATTCTTGGCCCAGTAGATGCCGAGCAGCTCCTTCGGCAGCTCCGCCATGATGACCGCGCGGGCGTCCTGACCGGGCTTCACCGCGGTCGCCGCCAGGTACTCGCCCTTGGGCGTGGTCACGGTCTTCAGCTCCTCGACCGCAACGCCAGCCTTCTTCGCAAAGGCCACCGCAGCGGGCGTAGGCACGCCGTCCTTGTAGGCGATCTTCACCGCCGGTCCCGTCAACTCCTCGGCCAGCTCCGGCTGCTGCAAGAGCACGCCGCGCACGCGCACAGCCAGCCGCCGTGGCGTGGAGAAGCTCTCACCAGCCGCACCCGGCGCAACCAGCCGCTCCCGCTCCAGCATCGCGACCACGCGCCGCTCCAGCTCCGCCTGGGCCGCAGCGATCATCCGC
This is a stretch of genomic DNA from Granulicella sp. WH15. It encodes these proteins:
- a CDS encoding cupin domain-containing protein; its protein translation is MITKRDVLVGLLGAASALGVAGAAVEAKPILGPTVFKWDEMKVTKTPTGEVRSLVKQPTATVDELEMHVTTLNPGLLSHPPHRHVNEELIIIDKGECETLSDGKWIKVGPGDVVFNASNSLHGFRNIGKTPATYHVINWSPNKELAAKK
- a CDS encoding Gfo/Idh/MocA family oxidoreductase; translation: MAMKAAENGVSRRSFLKTGLGAAAAVGFPTIVPASVFGQYAPSKRINVGAIGVGRISRVHDLPGIMQYDNARVIAVCDLDAHRVVEGKAFVNDFYAKKSSKPYDGTVGYANYHELLANKDIDAVVVSTPDHWHSLIGVDAVRAGKDVYLQKPASLTIGEGRALSNAVQASGRILQIGSQQRSTPQFRYAAELVRNGRIGEVQRVEIGLPGDPAGGEKTPMPVPAGFNYEMWLGETPDVYYTVDRVHPVKGYDRPGWLRMRQFGAGMITGWGAHHVDSAHWGMNTEYSGPVEIWGTAEFPTHGLWDVHGAFKTEALYANGIRMSISGEYPNGIKFYGTKGWIFVSRGNEAVTKSDPVAKLNDNTALASSDPAIIKSVIGPDEIHLYDSKEQHGNWLECIISRKEPISPVELGHRACSTCLLHDMAMVLKRKLYWDPVSEKFKNDDEANNMLWRKQRAPYVLPKVLV
- a CDS encoding Gfo/Idh/MocA family oxidoreductase; this encodes MMKRATGRRDFLKQAGWMGSAAMMAAMPQGAMALGDVASSGRVVEDAVLIQAEEAPKHHIRFAVCGMSHDHVYGMIGAIQRGGGELVAAWGDEEDKLAAFAKRYPGVKMAKTQDEILHDGSIQLVLSSEKANERAGIGVRAMRAGKDFLSDKPGITTLEQLAEVRKTIAETKRIYAIMYSERLEVKAAVYAGELVQKGAIGKVIQTINIAPHQINQRPGDWGGGMGSRPAWFWNDVQFGGILCDIGSHQLDQFLFYTGSKQAEVVASQVTNVRHPKFPHFQDFGDMMLRGDKGLGYVRLDWFTPFGLGTWGDGRLFILGTEGYIEIRKYTDVAVKKQGNNLFLVDGKEARYIDCNNMPLPFGPQFVADIVNRTHTAQDQEQCLLAAELSIKAQKNATHVVLKD
- a CDS encoding aldehyde dehydrogenase (NADP(+)) encodes the protein MQLTGETLIGSRGVVGTGSTVMALNPLTNESMEPVFPDSSVEQVNEACELAATAFDVYREAPLAQRAALLEAMAEEILALGDELIERVMAESGLPRPRLEGERGRTVGQLRLFATVVRDGRFLTATLDSALPDRKPLPRQDLRLRKIPLGPVAVFGASNFPLAFSVAGGDTASALAAGCPVVVKSHPSHPGTSELIGKALQRAVAKSGLPEGVFSLVHGSAMDVGQALVKHPAITAVGFTGSRRGGLALVEAAAKRPVPIPVYAEMSSVNPVFLLPEALEARAEAIAQGFVDSATLGTGQFCTQPGLVFGVDCAAMQSFVKAAGERLAAKPATPMLNAGICSAYAKGAAALAADSKLRKIAEGQPSEDAGLRGRPALFVTEAAEFVKNPHLAEELFGPSSVIVLCSSVEEMVSIAAGLEGQLTATLQMDGGDKAVAKRLLTVLERKAGRILANGYPTGVEVCYAMVHGGPFPSTSDSRTTSVGATAIDRYLRPVCYQDIPEDLLAPELQDANPLGLWRLKDGALGKG
- a CDS encoding cupin, with protein sequence MMNRRRFNTLLAGAGISAANPIPATAAITAPQLLPLARNGWMPNNPDLPVLLYRSAFAADHPDLASAMETTFTRNGWPPQWRNGVYSFHHFHSTAHEVLGFAGGWGRLVLGGEGGHELTVHAGDVAVLPAGTGHCRLDASADFLVIGAYPPGESWDICRQAPDAATLARMKQVRFPASDPVTGATGPLVQHWITGRRPD
- a CDS encoding RidA family protein; amino-acid sequence: MKKLGMAVMAAAMLAMPLATRAQGVTVKHIQPEGKVIADAVWAGDTLYCSGQLADPVTPADAAKGTPAVYGDTKTQAFSALTKIKALLKSQGLDMKDVVKMTVFLAADPAKGNQLDFAGLQAAYTQFFGTKEQPNKPARSAMQVAALVVPWGLVEIEVIAVRSK
- a CDS encoding FAD-dependent oxidoreductase, giving the protein MAVSRREFITRVGQAGGFSAAFLTMQTLGMLPAKAEMVAPIEAAPGSGKGVKVVILGGGIAGLVAAYEMRKLGYECTVLEARSRPGGRNWTVRGGDKITFTDGTVQTCTFNEGNYQNVGPARLPSVHRHILNYCKELGVQLEIEVNTSRSTLLENDKANGGKPVEQRQAINDTRGHVAELLTKSINAGALDAELSKEDHQRMLEFLAKYGPLDETGKYVGSDRAGYAVEPAAGSEAGTLRLPMNMHTLLDASFWDGLLFEEAFDMQATMFQPVGGMDRIPYAFAKSLGSIVKFDSPVTEIRKTAKGVRVGYTQGGAAKTIEAEFCFCAMPLSILKKIPNDFSAPYKKVIDECVYAHAYKVAWESRRFWEQDYNIYGGLEFVSEGPSPIWFPSARMFSERGVLVAGYTDERRSDFGKLTVAEKFDASRGSIEKLHPGHGKELEKPIYVGWGKIPYNEGSWIQSYGPGQDRAPGALAVPGQPKPKMTPKGDNPGYDVLLQPDGPIYFVGDHVSHWVGWQEGAAESSLRAIKMMGERVKSAKVAVAASSVVSA
- the thiL gene encoding thiamine-phosphate kinase, whose protein sequence is MTKPPGELDLIRQIQSGTRPSVRVPLGIGDDCAILRPPPRHDVLVTTDFTLEGRHFRRDTHSPESAGHRTLARGLSDLAAMGATPLAAFLSLALPRELLSTASGRTWFARYLAGLQTLAATHGVTLAGGDTSQSPSPHILADIVLTGTAPRGRALRRSTAQAGDNLYVTGSLGGAAAELERLFAHPPQRKPTSGDHPQLFPAPRLAMGQALLRRRLATACMDLSDGLSTDLTHLCEASGIRAEILATALPMHPQATIEQALNGGEDYELLFTASSTTRVPRKIAGISITRIGRVLPVLANTPRITLIDQTGKPTAVAAAGWQHLAEIPPQAKSKT
- the glyS gene encoding glycine--tRNA ligase subunit beta; this translates as MADFLFEIGLEEVPARMIAAAQAELERRVVAMLERERLVAPGAAGESFSTPRRLAVRVRGVLLQQPELAEELTGPAVKIAYKDGVPTPAAVAFAKKAGVAVEELKTVTTPKGEYLAATAVKPGQDARAVIMAELPKELLGIYWAKNMYWRLGKPERFVRPVRWMVALLGDEVVPVSFAGYEAADVTFGHRVLFGDEAIKLTSADSYEGVLEGASVAVDVEKRRQTIRKALDKVCRTVDGMRWREDHALVDKMTHLTEWPSVLLGSFDPEFLALPEEVLVTVMRDHQNYFAVDDASGKLAPYFLAVLNTVADEAGTAVIRHGNERVLRARFNDARFFWEFDQRVPLVERVALLENVTFQKDLGSYAKKSERVFELCRRLADRAANDGFEVDHNALYDAARLAKTDLTTELVKEFTELQGIIGGLYARAQGLKQAKAADAIYDQYKPESMDDSIARTAEGQLLAIADKADTIAGMFGLGLEPTGSKDPFALRRAANGIVKTLAESAVPLSLSEIAEAAGAADGKMLSFFGERLEFYLREAKGQSYDVVKAVLAVGGDDVRDAVARAEAVTAVRGSDDFTAVSAAFKRMKNILAQASEKGVAAGASVSAELLVEPSERELSTRSEALAAQVSTLRSEGKYITALEAIATLRPQVDAFFDAVMVMAPDESVRANRLALLSKVLGDFSGIADFSEIVVAG